GCGGTTCAAAAAAGCAACCAGTGGGGCCTTATTTTGGCTGACTACCGACCACATCGCATCCAGCGTAGCTGGTTGCATTCGGTTATCTTCCAGCGGCTTTTTCATAAAGTCGGTGGTCCCATGAGCTTGATAAGTCGTTAATCTAAAACCGGCTAAGTGATTCAAGGTATCCGCCAACATTGGTGAAAAACGATCCCAAGTTTGTTGCCAATTTTTAAAAACCACTTCGCGAACTTTAGGATCTGGATCTGATTCAAACTTATTTTGGGCCTGCCCAGCTGATAAGGTTTGGTCTAAATAAGGAATCTGGGTTTCCGCAACGATTGTATCGTAGTGATCACTCCAACCTTGCAAACCATCGAGTGCCAATTGGTCCAACAATTTTTCGGTTTGTTCATCTAATAAGTCCGCCCCTTGCTGACGTTTTTCCCGTAGGTTGAACTGAATCAGTGCAAAGGCTGGTTGGTTAGCTAATGTTTCAAATTGTTCCGTCGTCAAGGCCACTAATTTTTTCGTCAACAAGACATCAATTTGACGGGCGGTATTTTGCAATTGGTTAATGCGGTCCATCATGGGTGCGACTTGTTGGTTACGCTCGTCGACCGATTGAATCATATTAACGAAACTACCAGTTTGCTTCAACCCGGATTCAATTTGTTGTAATTGCGTCGTGATGGCCTGCATTTGTTCAAAGGCCGGTTCATCAAACACAAATTGCCAGTCACTTGTCATTTTTAAAACAACCGGAATCTGTTGCCCCAATGCTTGGAGTCGATTTTCTAAGGCTGGTGAGGCTAAGCCCCCTTTAAAAATGGTTTCTAAATCCCATTGTTCTGAGTAAGTCATATCCTTGCCCTCCGCTTTTCAACTATTGCGCCTATTATAACGAATTTTAGCGACCAGTGCGACGATTTTAAGCGGCCGCCTACTAGACATTTGCTTTAAATCTGTTATATTAGCAATGTAAGCAGATACATAACTGCTAGAAAGGCGATGCTGAACATGACCATTGAACAAATACCAGCCAACACATTGGCAGATTTAGCCGCATTATTAAACAAGCGTGAAGTCCCTGACGAAATCATGGCGACCGGACCCGAATTGATCCAGTACGGTCAACATCTCAAGGCTAGCCAACTATCAGATGACGCCCACCTCGGCAGCGACTTGGGCGGTGCCGGTCTTTTAACCCTTATTGAACAAGCCAACACGGCGTTTTTCGATCACTTTCATCTCTTTGATGACGCCGCTCCGATTGACGCCAAATTAACGCGCAAAGTGGTCACGCTCTATCATCTAAAACCAATTGACGACCAGCACTTCTTATTCCGCTTGAAGCAGTTGGATTATTAAAAATTAAAAAGACCGACCAGCATGAAATGCTGGTCGGTCTTTTTAATTTTTAAGATTAACGTTTTTTCGTTGCTTTCTTACGTGCTTTAGCAAGTGCTTTTTCCCGATCACGTTTGGCTTGTTCTTTAGCTTCACGTTCTCGACGAATCTTGAATGGGTTTTGAATCACCATTGTTTGACCAACAGAAAAGGCATTTGTAACTACCCAGTAAATTGAAACGGCTGACGCAATGTTCATCGCCATCACGAAAATCATGATTGGCATTACCCAGAGCATTGCGGTCGTTGTGGCATTCTTCGTTGGTTGTGACATCATCGTTAAATATGATGTCGCAAACGTAAAGACGGCCGCCAAAATCGCCATAATAAAGTACGGATCAGCTTTACCAAGTTGCATCCATAAGAATGACCCACTCTTCAAAGCAGATGTCCGGTAGATGGCTTGATACAAGGCAATCAAGACTGGCATTTGAACCAATAATGGTAAACAACCAATCACAGGATTGACCCCTGCTTCAGCGTAAAGTTTCTGTGTTTCTTCCCGTAATTTTTGTTGGGTTTCGACATCTTTAGAAGCGTATTTCTTTTGAAGGGCTTGAATTTCCGGCGCCACTTCTTGTTGCTTCATCATAGTCTTACTTTGCCACCAAGTTAATGGCAAAATAATCAATCGGATAATAATGGTAAAGGCAACGATGGCCCAACCATAACTACCACCAAAGATATCAGCTAACCACAACAGGAATCGTGAGAAGTTATAAATAATATAGTGATCCCAGAAACCAGTGCTAGCACTGTTAACAGGTGTCGTACTACACCCAGCAGCAATTAGCATAAATAAGAATAAACTAGCGACTAATAATAGTCGTTTGCGATTTTTTGAATTCACTCTCAATCCCTCACTTATTCAGAAGCAGAATCTGCTTCTTCCTTTAATAACTTAGCTAGCTTGAAGACATGGATCAAATTTTGTTTTGTTTCTGCCATCGTTAATTGGTTGGCGCCACGTCTTGCGATCACCAAAAAGTCAACGGGTTGCAACAAATCTGGTTTCAACTCCGTAATACTTTGGCGAATATAACGTTTCACCTGATTACGCATCACTGCGTTACCTACTTTTTTACCGACAGAAAGACCGACTCTAAAATGTTTTTGACCAGGCTTATCTAAGCGGTAAACCACAAA
This DNA window, taken from Latilactobacillus sakei, encodes the following:
- a CDS encoding ribonuclease P protein component — its product is MRKSYRVKKEQDFQTVFDASQSVANRNFVVYRLDKPGQKHFRVGLSVGKKVGNAVMRNQVKRYIRQSITELKPDLLQPVDFLVIARRGANQLTMAETKQNLIHVFKLAKLLKEEADSASE